From a region of the Halolamina sp. CBA1230 genome:
- a CDS encoding translation initiation factor IF-2 subunit beta: MEYEEQLDRAMENVPELGGSDERLSVPDPQVQKDGAFTRLTNLKEIADALSREPEHLHREIQGELGTAGQFGDGRSRYNGSFSERDFQGAIDSYVEEFVRCSECGLPDTRLVNEDGTMMLRCEACGAFRPVTKQSSSSSQETTAEIEEGETYEVEITDTGRKGDGVAKRGDYTMFVSGAEEGETVRARVNNVSGNLVFAQKVN; encoded by the coding sequence ATGGAGTACGAGGAGCAACTCGATCGGGCGATGGAGAACGTGCCCGAACTGGGCGGGAGCGACGAGCGTCTCAGCGTCCCCGACCCGCAGGTACAGAAAGACGGGGCGTTCACGCGGCTCACCAACCTCAAGGAGATCGCCGACGCCCTCTCGCGGGAGCCAGAACACCTCCACCGCGAGATCCAGGGCGAACTGGGCACCGCCGGCCAGTTCGGCGACGGGCGCTCGCGGTACAACGGGAGCTTCTCGGAGCGGGACTTCCAGGGCGCCATCGACAGCTACGTCGAGGAGTTCGTCCGCTGTTCGGAGTGTGGCCTGCCCGACACCCGGCTGGTCAACGAGGACGGCACGATGATGCTGCGGTGTGAGGCGTGTGGGGCGTTCCGCCCCGTCACCAAGCAGTCCTCCAGCAGCAGCCAGGAGACGACCGCCGAGATCGAGGAGGGCGAGACGTACGAAGTCGAGATCACCGACACCGGCCGCAAGGGCGACGGCGTCGCCAAACGCGGCGACTACACGATGTTCGTCTCCGGCGCCGAGGAGGGGGAGACGGTCCGTGCCCGGGTCAACAACGTCTCGGGCAACCTCGTGTTCGCCCAGAAAGTGAACTAA
- a CDS encoding zinc ribbon domain-containing protein, with amino-acid sequence MSKITFRADDALVEQLDALDASKSEVMREALREFLDRHPDVGGEREVTTATDSGQPEPTASTPELTVNINLDGEASVDAPTETAVDVVTEETEEACKQCGATVSDEHSFCPNCGEEHRRRPRCECGEEIESDWAFCPGCGRRSSASDVFDRA; translated from the coding sequence GTGAGCAAGATCACCTTCCGCGCCGACGACGCGCTCGTCGAGCAGTTGGACGCGCTCGACGCCTCCAAGAGCGAGGTGATGCGCGAGGCGCTCCGGGAGTTCCTCGACCGCCACCCCGACGTGGGCGGCGAGCGGGAGGTGACGACAGCGACCGACAGTGGCCAGCCGGAACCGACGGCGTCGACGCCCGAACTCACCGTCAACATCAACCTTGACGGGGAGGCGAGCGTCGACGCGCCGACGGAGACGGCCGTCGACGTGGTGACGGAAGAGACCGAGGAGGCGTGTAAACAGTGCGGAGCGACCGTGAGCGACGAACACTCCTTCTGCCCCAACTGTGGCGAGGAGCACCGGCGCCGACCGCGCTGTGAGTGTGGCGAGGAGATCGAGTCGGACTGGGCGTTCTGCCCGGGCTGTGGCCGCCGCAGCTCGGCCTCCGACGTGTTCGACCGCGCGTAG
- a CDS encoding ribbon-helix-helix domain-containing protein, with protein sequence MERVTLRIPRQQVEEVEQMVETGEFPNRSEAIRSAVREMIDENDAAESGRDRGWAKV encoded by the coding sequence ATGGAGCGTGTCACACTGCGAATACCACGACAGCAGGTCGAAGAGGTCGAACAGATGGTCGAGACTGGGGAGTTCCCCAACAGGAGCGAAGCGATCCGCTCGGCCGTCCGCGAGATGATCGACGAGAACGACGCGGCCGAGAGCGGCCGCGACCGCGGCTGGGCCAAGGTGTAA
- the ftsZ gene encoding cell division protein FtsZ, whose protein sequence is MQDIVQDALDNAEAEQRSMQDVDSDDDEFGDPRIVIVGAGGAGNNTVNRLYNIGVDGAETIAINTDKQHLQMIEADTKILVGKSLTQGLGAGGDPEMGERATEMAQGTIKEVLGDADLVFVTAGMGGGTGTGAAPVVSNIAKEQGAIVVGMVSTPFNVERARTVKAEEGLERLREEADSIIVLDNNRLLDYVPNLPIGKAFSVMDQIIAETVKGISETITQPSLINLDYADMSTIMNQGGVAVMLVGETQDSNKTDEVVNDAMNHPLLDVDYRGATGGLVHITGGPDLTLKEAEGIADSITERLEASANVIWGARIQEEYKGKVRVMAIMTGVKSAQVLGSTTQQQANESRRALSDDDLDDADFDARTNAQTASQGGAARDGGGRDHDDSNSNVDVIR, encoded by the coding sequence ATGCAGGATATCGTTCAGGACGCACTCGACAACGCGGAGGCCGAGCAGCGGTCGATGCAGGACGTCGACAGCGACGACGACGAGTTCGGGGACCCCCGGATCGTCATCGTCGGTGCCGGCGGGGCGGGGAACAACACCGTCAACCGCCTGTACAACATCGGCGTCGACGGCGCCGAGACCATCGCGATCAACACGGACAAGCAGCACCTGCAGATGATCGAGGCCGACACGAAGATCCTCGTCGGCAAATCCCTGACGCAGGGTCTCGGTGCGGGCGGCGACCCCGAGATGGGCGAGCGCGCGACCGAGATGGCCCAGGGCACGATCAAGGAGGTGCTGGGTGACGCGGACCTCGTGTTCGTGACCGCCGGGATGGGCGGTGGGACCGGCACGGGTGCCGCCCCCGTCGTCTCCAACATCGCCAAAGAGCAGGGTGCGATCGTTGTGGGGATGGTCTCCACGCCGTTCAACGTCGAGCGCGCCCGCACCGTCAAGGCCGAGGAAGGCCTGGAGCGACTCCGCGAGGAGGCGGACTCGATCATCGTGCTGGACAACAACCGGCTGCTGGACTACGTCCCGAACCTGCCCATCGGGAAGGCGTTCTCCGTAATGGACCAGATCATCGCCGAGACCGTCAAGGGGATCTCGGAGACGATCACGCAGCCGTCGCTGATCAACCTGGACTACGCCGACATGTCCACCATCATGAACCAGGGTGGCGTAGCAGTCATGCTCGTCGGCGAGACCCAGGACTCCAACAAGACCGACGAGGTGGTCAACGACGCGATGAACCACCCGCTGCTGGACGTGGACTACCGCGGCGCCACCGGCGGGCTGGTCCACATCACCGGCGGTCCCGACCTCACCCTCAAAGAGGCTGAGGGGATCGCCGACAGCATCACCGAGCGGCTGGAGGCCAGCGCCAACGTCATCTGGGGCGCCCGCATCCAGGAGGAGTACAAGGGGAAAGTGCGCGTCATGGCCATCATGACCGGCGTGAAGTCCGCGCAGGTGCTCGGGTCGACCACGCAGCAGCAGGCCAACGAGTCCCGCCGCGCGCTCAGCGACGACGACCTCGATGACGCCGACTTCGACGCCAGGACGAACGCCCAGACCGCGAGCCAGGGCGGCGCCGCCCGCGACGGCGGCGGTCGCGACCACGACGACAGCAACAGCAACGTCGACGTCATCCGCTGA
- the thrC gene encoding threonine synthase, with the protein MTDALSLDAPAPTRPDGADADCWLACIDCGETYPPFAAVRYACDDCGSLLEVRYAELPDWDDFSGQGVWRYAAALPFETGRTGPIDAENPSGDGGRQGAADPCGVSLPEGDTPLYEVPKIEADLGVDRLRVKHEGMNPTGSFKDRGMTVGVGAAAAVGVDRLACASTGNTSAALAAYGARAGLETLVLLPAGKVAAGKVAQAAIHDARILEVDGNFDDCLDIVQELANRGEAYLLNSLNPFRLEGQKTIGLEILERFRDEEGGFPDRIVLPVGNAGNTAALYKCFRELVQSGALPRSEVPKLTGVQASGAAPFVEAIENGADSVERWEEVETRATAIRIGEPVNAPKALPGVRETGGTAVAVDDEAITAAQRDLAREGIGVEPASAASIAGLRKLREREVVDADERVVCLTTGHLLKDPEAATAASDDPEPVADDVDAVLGLVEE; encoded by the coding sequence ATGACCGACGCGCTCTCGCTCGACGCGCCGGCGCCGACCCGCCCCGACGGCGCCGACGCTGACTGCTGGCTGGCCTGTATCGACTGCGGCGAGACCTACCCCCCGTTCGCGGCGGTGCGCTACGCCTGTGACGACTGCGGCAGCTTGCTCGAAGTCCGCTACGCCGAGTTGCCCGACTGGGACGACTTCTCCGGCCAGGGCGTCTGGCGCTACGCCGCCGCGCTGCCGTTCGAGACTGGTCGAACCGGCCCGATCGACGCCGAGAACCCCTCTGGCGACGGCGGCCGACAGGGCGCCGCCGACCCCTGTGGCGTCAGCCTCCCCGAAGGCGACACCCCCCTCTACGAAGTTCCGAAGATCGAGGCCGACCTCGGCGTCGATCGCCTCCGGGTGAAACACGAGGGGATGAACCCCACCGGAAGCTTCAAGGACCGCGGGATGACCGTCGGCGTCGGCGCCGCCGCCGCGGTCGGCGTCGACCGCCTCGCCTGCGCGTCGACGGGGAACACCTCCGCCGCCCTCGCGGCCTACGGCGCCCGCGCCGGACTCGAAACGCTGGTGCTCCTGCCCGCCGGGAAGGTTGCCGCCGGAAAGGTGGCCCAGGCCGCGATCCACGACGCGCGCATCCTGGAGGTCGACGGGAACTTCGACGACTGCCTCGACATCGTCCAGGAACTCGCCAACCGCGGCGAGGCGTACCTGCTGAACTCGCTCAACCCGTTCCGGCTGGAGGGCCAGAAGACGATCGGCCTCGAGATCCTCGAACGCTTCCGCGACGAGGAGGGCGGCTTCCCCGACCGTATCGTGCTCCCGGTCGGCAACGCGGGCAACACCGCCGCGCTGTACAAGTGTTTCCGCGAACTCGTCCAGTCGGGCGCGCTCCCACGCTCGGAGGTTCCGAAACTCACGGGCGTGCAGGCGTCGGGCGCGGCCCCGTTCGTCGAAGCGATCGAGAACGGCGCCGACAGCGTCGAACGCTGGGAGGAGGTCGAGACACGCGCGACCGCGATCCGGATCGGCGAGCCCGTAAACGCGCCGAAGGCGCTGCCCGGCGTCCGAGAGACCGGCGGGACTGCCGTCGCGGTCGACGACGAGGCGATCACCGCGGCCCAGCGCGACCTCGCCCGCGAGGGGATCGGGGTCGAACCCGCCTCCGCCGCCTCGATCGCCGGCCTGCGGAAGCTCCGCGAGCGCGAGGTGGTCGACGCCGACGAGCGCGTGGTCTGTCTGACGACCGGCCACCTGCTGAAGGACCCCGAGGCCGCGACCGCCGCGAGCGACGACCCCGAGCCGGTCGCCGACGACGTCGACGCCGTCCTGGGGCTAGTCGAGGAGTAA
- a CDS encoding DUF5828 family protein: protein MEESIAGFKRRGSWGGIVEHGERISRALRDAGVDGDAFEEWDEWRPKTHETLGEDVEQKTAEQASIKEGPGEREGKEPEDDIKSAGEKLTESYEKVEEGDNNGALERWQDSIDYATRAADSASRKAIRTVEDTVYRKVMTQLAPYYFDNELISANIQRSSRGDETAFVFEVNVNDDELKEQVSERLSQYDDEVDRWHVDTEKQVETVEAAEGAEFSSPDNEGESKSTTN, encoded by the coding sequence ATGGAGGAGAGCATCGCCGGCTTCAAACGACGCGGCTCGTGGGGCGGCATCGTCGAGCACGGCGAGCGGATCTCGCGTGCGCTCCGCGACGCCGGCGTCGACGGCGACGCGTTCGAGGAGTGGGACGAGTGGCGTCCCAAGACCCACGAGACACTCGGCGAGGACGTGGAGCAGAAAACCGCCGAGCAGGCGAGCATCAAGGAGGGCCCCGGCGAGCGCGAAGGGAAGGAGCCCGAGGACGACATCAAGTCCGCGGGCGAGAAGCTGACCGAGTCCTACGAGAAAGTCGAGGAGGGGGACAACAACGGCGCGCTGGAGCGCTGGCAGGACTCGATCGACTACGCCACCCGCGCGGCCGACTCCGCGAGCCGGAAGGCGATCCGGACCGTCGAGGACACCGTCTACCGGAAGGTGATGACCCAGCTCGCGCCGTACTACTTCGACAACGAGCTGATCAGTGCCAACATCCAGCGCAGCTCCCGGGGTGACGAGACGGCGTTCGTGTTCGAGGTGAACGTCAACGACGACGAGCTGAAAGAGCAGGTCAGCGAGCGACTGTCGCAGTACGACGACGAGGTCGACCGCTGGCACGTCGACACCGAGAAGCAGGTCGAGACCGTCGAGGCCGCCGAGGGCGCGGAGTTCTCCTCCCCCGACAACGAGGGGGAGTCGAAATCGACGACGAACTAA
- a CDS encoding 50S ribosomal protein L39e: protein MGKKSKAQKKRLGKKERQNSRVPAWVMMKTDMEVTRNPKRRNWRRSNIDE from the coding sequence ATGGGGAAGAAGTCGAAAGCGCAGAAGAAGCGACTCGGTAAGAAGGAGCGACAGAACTCCCGCGTGCCGGCGTGGGTGATGATGAAGACCGACATGGAAGTCACCCGCAACCCGAAGCGGCGCAACTGGCGGCGGTCTAACATCGACGAGTAA
- a CDS encoding 50S ribosomal protein L31e, producing MSASDFEERVVTVPLRDAKKAPKQERADAAMSIITEHLATQFSVEEEEVRLDPAVNETVWERGRSKPPSSIRVRAARFDEDGETVVEAEPAE from the coding sequence ATGAGCGCGAGCGACTTCGAGGAGCGGGTTGTCACCGTCCCGCTGCGAGACGCGAAGAAGGCCCCCAAGCAGGAGCGGGCCGACGCCGCGATGTCGATCATCACCGAACACCTCGCGACCCAGTTCTCCGTCGAGGAGGAGGAGGTCCGTCTGGACCCGGCCGTCAACGAGACCGTCTGGGAGCGCGGGCGAAGCAAGCCCCCGAGCTCGATCCGCGTGCGGGCCGCACGGTTCGACGAGGACGGCGAGACGGTCGTCGAAGCCGAGCCGGCGGAGTAA
- a CDS encoding translation initiation factor IF-6, whose translation MFRAAFAGSSYVGVFARATEDCLLIRPDAEDDVIEGMSDELGVDTLPTTVAGSNTVGALSVGNENGLLVSGRVTERERERIESAIDSPVYGLPGKINAAGNVVLANDSGAYVHPDLTDEQVDVVAEALSVPVERGSLGDVDTVGTAAVATNEGVLCQPDAREAELEAVEELLDVYADVGTINYGAPLVGSGLVANDEGYVVGRDTTGPELGRIEDTLGYLD comes from the coding sequence GTGTTCCGCGCGGCTTTCGCCGGCTCCTCGTACGTCGGGGTGTTCGCGCGAGCGACCGAGGACTGTCTGCTGATCCGCCCCGACGCCGAGGACGACGTGATCGAGGGGATGAGCGACGAGCTCGGCGTCGACACCCTGCCGACCACCGTCGCCGGCTCCAACACCGTCGGCGCGCTCTCGGTCGGCAACGAGAACGGCCTGCTCGTCTCCGGCCGTGTCACCGAACGCGAGCGCGAGCGCATCGAGTCCGCGATCGACAGCCCCGTCTACGGACTACCGGGAAAGATCAACGCCGCGGGCAACGTCGTGCTCGCCAACGACAGCGGCGCGTACGTCCATCCGGACCTGACCGACGAACAGGTCGACGTGGTCGCTGAGGCGCTGTCGGTCCCCGTCGAACGAGGGTCGCTGGGCGACGTGGACACCGTCGGCACCGCCGCGGTCGCGACCAACGAGGGCGTGCTCTGTCAGCCCGACGCCCGCGAAGCCGAACTCGAGGCGGTCGAGGAGCTGCTCGACGTGTACGCCGACGTGGGCACCATCAACTACGGTGCCCCGCTCGTCGGCTCGGGGCTGGTCGCCAACGACGAGGGGTACGTCGTCGGCCGCGACACGACCGGGCCGGAGCTGGGTCGGATCGAGGACACGCTCGGTTACTTGGACTGA
- the pfdA gene encoding prefoldin subunit alpha, translating to MGGGQQQLQQLSQELEELDAEIEEKEAEIEEFQDEKAGVDDAIEAIETLESGSTVQVPLGGGAYVRAEVQDIDEIIVDLGGGYAAEQEQGDAIDALESKKDSLDDRISQVRDEINDLEEESAELEQRAQQMQQQMQQQQMQQMQDMQGEEGGE from the coding sequence ATGGGCGGAGGCCAGCAGCAGCTCCAGCAGCTCTCCCAGGAGCTCGAGGAGCTCGACGCCGAGATCGAGGAGAAGGAAGCCGAGATCGAGGAGTTCCAGGACGAGAAGGCGGGCGTCGACGACGCCATCGAGGCGATCGAGACGCTCGAGAGCGGCTCGACGGTGCAGGTGCCGCTCGGCGGCGGCGCGTACGTCCGCGCGGAAGTGCAGGACATCGACGAGATCATCGTCGACCTCGGCGGCGGCTACGCGGCCGAGCAGGAGCAGGGCGACGCCATCGACGCCCTCGAGTCGAAGAAGGACTCGCTCGACGACCGCATCAGCCAGGTGCGCGACGAGATCAACGATCTCGAGGAGGAGAGCGCCGAGCTCGAACAGCGAGCCCAGCAGATGCAGCAGCAGATGCAGCAGCAGCAGATGCAGCAGATGCAGGACATGCAGGGCGAAGAAGGCGGCGAGTAA
- the ftsY gene encoding signal recognition particle-docking protein FtsY — translation MFDGLKDKLGSFRDDVEEEVEEKEAEAQAEAEADAEAEAESADDEPSTPAAAPEREPSDDDDGGPGRLRQAAAFATGRVIIEEEDLEEPLWSLEMALLESDVEMSVAEEILDTVREKLIGESRKQVDTTAELVEEALHDALVDVISVGQFDFEQRIAEADKPVTVVFTGVNGVGKTTSIAKMSEWLGERGYSSVLANGDTYRAGASEQISKHAENVGRKVIAHEQGGDPAAVIYDGVEYAEANDVDVVLGDTAGRLHTSNDLMTQLEKIDRVVDPEMTLFVDEAVAGQDAVERAKEFDDAAEIDGTILTKADADSSGGAAISIAHVTGKPVLFLGTGQGYDDLREFDPEALVDELLGDE, via the coding sequence ATGTTCGACGGACTGAAGGATAAGCTCGGCTCGTTCCGCGACGACGTTGAGGAGGAGGTCGAGGAGAAGGAGGCCGAAGCGCAGGCCGAAGCCGAGGCTGACGCGGAGGCCGAGGCCGAATCGGCCGACGACGAGCCCTCGACCCCCGCCGCGGCGCCGGAGCGCGAGCCGAGCGACGACGACGACGGCGGCCCCGGCCGGCTGCGCCAGGCCGCCGCCTTCGCGACCGGGCGGGTGATCATCGAGGAGGAGGACTTAGAGGAGCCGCTCTGGTCGCTGGAGATGGCGCTGCTCGAGAGCGACGTGGAGATGAGCGTCGCCGAGGAGATTCTCGACACCGTTCGGGAGAAACTGATCGGCGAGAGCCGAAAGCAGGTCGACACCACCGCCGAACTGGTCGAGGAGGCGCTGCACGACGCGCTGGTCGACGTGATCTCCGTCGGCCAGTTCGACTTCGAGCAGCGGATCGCCGAGGCCGACAAGCCCGTCACCGTCGTGTTCACGGGCGTCAACGGCGTCGGCAAGACGACCTCGATCGCCAAGATGAGCGAGTGGCTGGGCGAGCGCGGCTACAGCTCCGTGCTCGCCAACGGCGACACCTACCGCGCCGGCGCCAGCGAGCAGATCTCCAAACACGCCGAGAACGTCGGCCGGAAGGTGATCGCCCACGAGCAGGGCGGCGACCCCGCCGCCGTCATCTACGACGGCGTCGAGTACGCCGAAGCCAACGACGTGGACGTGGTGCTGGGCGACACTGCGGGTCGCCTCCACACCTCCAACGACCTGATGACGCAGTTGGAGAAGATCGACCGCGTGGTCGACCCCGAGATGACGCTGTTCGTCGACGAGGCCGTCGCCGGACAGGACGCGGTCGAGCGCGCCAAGGAGTTCGACGATGCCGCCGAGATCGACGGCACGATCCTGACGAAGGCCGACGCCGACTCCTCCGGCGGCGCCGCGATCTCGATCGCCCACGTCACGGGCAAGCCAGTCCTGTTCCTCGGCACCGGGCAGGGGTACGACGACCTCCGTGAGTTCGACCCCGAGGCGCTGGTCGACGAGCTGCTCGGCGACGAGTAG
- a CDS encoding PQQ-binding-like beta-propeller repeat protein codes for MPSRRDLLAALGTGAALGFAGCAGGDCTPVEPDGIEWPHPGGGAANASALPDLTVPSRVAERWETTLAPEDGLDAFAGVVAGGDRLVALGRSGDAGFWSQFDVRSGERTAHERLPPTIAAPPVLADGHTVAVFQTSDGAHLRVLDSGDEVDHYSLANRPTMPRAADDVLFGGDADGAYAYAPGEGERWRQPFGDPEEAPAIPYPPAVDDERVYVPVVSSGDRGVYALDRANGEILWSVPDLRAFRAPARIGSLLFVPAKSELVALDAASGERQWTTPTLDDRPTFPPPAGVGEQLVLSDGSTIHGLGAETGEKTWSVDFESAGRPVVGGDTAVVSAGDTLGVVALALDDGSERWRLDDVSLAAPLGNGVLVKRRDDLIACPACEN; via the coding sequence ATGCCCTCCCGACGCGATCTGCTCGCGGCGCTCGGCACCGGCGCGGCGCTCGGCTTCGCCGGCTGTGCCGGGGGCGACTGCACGCCCGTCGAACCCGACGGTATCGAATGGCCTCATCCCGGCGGCGGCGCGGCAAACGCCTCGGCGCTGCCGGACCTGACTGTCCCCTCACGCGTCGCGGAACGCTGGGAGACCACACTCGCCCCCGAGGACGGCCTGGACGCGTTCGCGGGCGTCGTCGCCGGCGGCGACCGCCTCGTCGCGCTCGGCCGGAGCGGCGACGCGGGGTTCTGGAGCCAGTTCGACGTACGGAGCGGGGAGCGAACGGCCCACGAGCGACTCCCCCCGACGATCGCCGCGCCGCCGGTGCTCGCCGACGGCCACACCGTGGCCGTCTTCCAGACGTCCGATGGCGCCCACCTCCGCGTCCTCGACAGCGGCGACGAGGTGGATCACTACTCGCTCGCGAACCGCCCGACGATGCCCAGAGCCGCCGACGACGTCCTGTTCGGTGGCGACGCCGATGGCGCGTACGCCTACGCTCCCGGGGAAGGAGAGCGCTGGCGCCAGCCGTTCGGCGACCCCGAGGAGGCGCCCGCGATCCCCTACCCGCCGGCCGTCGACGACGAACGAGTGTACGTTCCAGTCGTCAGTTCGGGCGACCGTGGCGTGTACGCGCTCGACAGGGCGAACGGTGAGATCCTCTGGTCGGTGCCGGACCTGCGCGCGTTCCGCGCGCCCGCCCGGATCGGCTCGCTGCTGTTCGTCCCGGCAAAGTCGGAACTGGTGGCGCTCGACGCCGCGAGCGGGGAACGCCAGTGGACGACGCCGACGCTGGACGATCGCCCGACGTTCCCGCCACCCGCGGGGGTCGGGGAACAGTTGGTCCTCTCGGACGGGAGTACGATCCACGGACTCGGCGCCGAGACCGGGGAGAAGACGTGGTCGGTCGACTTCGAGAGCGCGGGCCGGCCCGTCGTCGGCGGCGACACCGCGGTCGTCTCGGCCGGAGATACGCTCGGCGTCGTCGCGCTCGCTCTCGACGATGGGAGCGAACGCTGGCGACTCGACGACGTGTCGCTGGCCGCGCCGCTGGGCAACGGGGTGCTGGTGAAACGGCGGGACGACCTGATCGCCTGTCCCGCCTGTGAAAACTGA
- a CDS encoding 20S proteasome subunit A/B: MPTVVAFETEAGAVLAADRLVVENDRVSSKNAERIAAFGDCGAAAVADPDQFRRELDGERRAYGADHDTDPGIEAFVRMATNVATAVGTDAAVTARDDDGRARVRAVYADGSVIADSPVALGTGAELAFGRLEAGVPEDPAEAESFAREVIEGVAERDTRTGDEADVWTLANA; this comes from the coding sequence ATGCCCACCGTCGTCGCGTTCGAGACCGAGGCAGGCGCCGTGCTCGCGGCCGACCGACTGGTCGTGGAGAACGACCGTGTCAGCAGCAAGAACGCCGAGCGGATCGCCGCGTTCGGCGACTGCGGCGCGGCGGCCGTCGCCGACCCCGACCAGTTCCGGCGCGAACTCGACGGGGAGCGCCGGGCGTACGGCGCCGACCACGACACGGACCCGGGGATCGAGGCGTTCGTCCGGATGGCCACGAACGTCGCTACGGCGGTCGGCACCGACGCCGCCGTGACCGCGCGCGACGACGACGGCCGCGCGCGAGTCCGAGCGGTGTACGCCGACGGGAGCGTCATCGCCGACTCGCCGGTCGCGCTCGGGACGGGTGCGGAGTTGGCGTTCGGGCGGCTGGAGGCCGGCGTCCCCGAGGATCCCGCCGAGGCCGAGTCGTTCGCGCGGGAGGTGATCGAGGGCGTCGCCGAGCGCGATACGCGGACGGGCGACGAGGCCGACGTCTGGACGCTCGCGAACGCATAA
- a CDS encoding signal recognition particle protein Srp54, which yields MVLDNLGSSLRGTMDKLRGKSRLDEEDVQEIVKEIQRSLLQADVEVDLVMDLSSNIEERALNEEPPGGTSARDHILKIVYEEMVEVVGDSTEIPLEPQTIMLSGLQGSGKTTTAAKIAWWFSKKGLRPAVIQTDTFRPGAYEQAKQMAENAEVQFYGDPDAEDPVQIARDGLDATEDADVHIVDTAGRHALESELIEEIEEIEREVNPDRNLLVLDAAIGQGAKEQAREFDDAIGVDGVTITKLDGTAKGGGALTAVNETDSSIAFLGTGETVQDIERFEPDGFISRLLGMGDLKQLSERVERAMEETGDEDEDWEPEDMLEGSFTLKDMQRQMDAMNKMGPLDQVMDMIPGMGGGMMDQLPDDAMDVTQDRMRSFEVIMDSMTEEELEDPRSIGASQVQRIARGSGCEEETVQELLQQHKMMDQTLNQFQGMGDGDMQRMMKKMQGGDGGGGMGGMGPFG from the coding sequence ATGGTACTCGACAACCTCGGGAGCTCCCTGCGGGGCACGATGGACAAGCTCCGCGGGAAGTCCCGCCTGGACGAGGAGGACGTCCAGGAGATCGTCAAGGAGATCCAGCGCTCGCTGCTCCAGGCCGACGTCGAGGTCGACCTGGTGATGGATCTCTCCTCGAACATCGAGGAGCGCGCGCTGAACGAGGAGCCACCCGGCGGCACCTCCGCACGGGACCACATCCTCAAGATCGTCTACGAGGAGATGGTCGAGGTCGTCGGCGACTCTACCGAGATCCCGCTGGAACCCCAGACGATCATGCTCTCGGGGCTCCAGGGGTCGGGGAAGACGACGACGGCGGCCAAGATCGCGTGGTGGTTCTCGAAGAAGGGGCTGCGCCCGGCGGTCATCCAGACCGACACGTTCCGGCCCGGCGCCTACGAGCAGGCCAAGCAGATGGCCGAGAACGCCGAGGTGCAGTTCTACGGCGACCCCGACGCCGAGGACCCCGTCCAGATCGCCCGCGACGGCCTCGACGCGACGGAAGACGCCGACGTGCACATCGTCGACACCGCCGGCCGGCACGCGCTGGAGTCCGAACTCATCGAGGAGATTGAGGAGATCGAGCGCGAAGTGAACCCCGACCGGAACCTCCTGGTGCTCGACGCCGCGATCGGGCAGGGCGCAAAGGAGCAGGCCCGCGAGTTCGACGACGCCATCGGCGTCGACGGCGTGACGATCACCAAGCTCGACGGGACCGCGAAAGGTGGGGGCGCGCTGACGGCGGTCAACGAGACCGACTCCTCCATTGCCTTCCTCGGCACCGGCGAGACCGTCCAGGACATCGAGCGCTTCGAGCCCGACGGGTTCATCTCCCGACTGCTCGGGATGGGCGACCTCAAGCAGCTCTCCGAGCGCGTCGAGCGCGCGATGGAGGAGACCGGCGACGAGGACGAGGACTGGGAGCCCGAGGACATGCTGGAGGGGTCGTTCACCCTGAAAGACATGCAGCGCCAGATGGACGCGATGAACAAGATGGGGCCGCTCGACCAGGTGATGGACATGATCCCCGGGATGGGCGGCGGGATGATGGACCAGCTCCCGGACGACGCGATGGACGTGACCCAGGACCGGATGCGCAGCTTCGAGGTGATCATGGACTCGATGACCGAGGAGGAGCTCGAGGACCCCCGCTCCATCGGCGCCTCGCAGGTCCAGCGCATCGCCCGCGGCTCTGGCTGTGAGGAGGAGACGGTCCAGGAGCTGCTCCAGCAGCACAAGATGATGGACCAGACCCTGAACCAGTTCCAGGGGATGGGCGACGGCGACATGCAGCGCATGATGAAGAAGATGCAGGGCGGCGACGGCGGCGGCGGGATGGGCGGCATGGGGCCGTTCGGGTAG